A stretch of the Nicotiana tabacum cultivar K326 chromosome 6, ASM71507v2, whole genome shotgun sequence genome encodes the following:
- the LOC107787219 gene encoding uncharacterized protein LOC107787219 yields the protein MVKQRGKGSKQPGQGDSSRGGKKRMVKLTPQARQNIKNMRKAIKAADRAIDNSGSEYKPFCEISSDSVPLYIPYPERAIHKDTPPSSPDIQASVNISSGSSEGSTAGSGDEYSTSPTASISGEGARGDEGDEEVPGGGVPQVRGVDRTRNPVVWEDIFVSQVAFHKFREW from the coding sequence ATGGTCAAACAAAGAggcaaaggctcaaaacaaccagGTCAAGGTgattcctcccggggagggaagaaaaggatggtaaaactcactccccaggctagacaaaacataaagaacatgaggaaagcaatcaaagcagctgacagagccattgacaactcggggagtgagtacaAGCCCTTCTGCGAGATCTCTTCGGATTCTGTACCACTATACATCCCGTATCCGGAGAGGGCCATACATAAAGATACTCCTCCCTCTTCCCCTGATATTCAAGCTTCAGtcaacatttcttctgggtcgtctgagggctcaacagcaggtagtggggatgaatactctacctctcccacagcttcaatatctggagagggtgctagaggtgatgagggagatgagGAGGTACCTGGGGGTGGTGTGCCTCAGGTTAGGGGTGTTGACCGGACTAGAAATCCCGTTGTTTGGGAAGATATATTTGTCAGCCAGGTGgcattccacaagtttagggaatggtag